GGCTACAGCATCAATATAAGGTGTGATTCCATAGCATAGCATATTCTCTCATAAGATCAGATTAATTCCTATTAAAAACTAAACAGAATGTGTCACTGGTTCAGAATTTAAGATTGCCAGATCAAATTTTCTATAATGatagaaaaatgaaacataCTTAACTTAATTCATGATTCCTGATACCAATTGTCATTCCAAAGACTAcaaccattttattttttaccaaaAGCTCAGGAATGAATATATCTCCAAAGTACATCTTTTTCATAAAAACGCCGTAAATACATCCATTTGATACATGTTTTCTATGGTTTATGAATTAAATTTGCACATGGACATGGCATAAGCAGCTGCAACCTTAATCCAAGAGcaaaatcaataattttataaGGTTAGCATGCACATTCACACATTGAAACATTAAGTGCATACATGACATGATGATGCCCTGCTAGTagctcaaaaaagaaaaaagaaagggcATAAGTAACAAACATACCAATACTTCATCCTGATAAGTTGAGAATGCCTTTGCCAAGTCTTGAATACTGCTAACAATGGCATTATGGACTTCCTTCCCCCCTGTAATACAAAGTCTGCATGTAATAAACCACCAAAACTGTTAAAATTATAGAATTTTACAGAAAGACCTACAATTTAAACTTGAAAAGACAAATTTTACAATATGAGGAAACAAGATTTTGCAAACtcatgagagaaaaaaaaaaaagttttataaaatttaaaatgacatCCGACTCAATGAGGATTGCCTGTTCCAAGGATGTTTAGTTCTATTCCCTTCATCTGATATGCACAATGAACTTTCTAGATAAGAGAGGTAGTGAAGCAAGAATCATTAGCTAACTGTAGAGATGCACTTAGGAAAAGTAGTCCTAAATTGAGCCTTAAATTAAGGGTGGGCTATGCAGAAAGGAACGCATTCCATGGCCTGCATCAATTTCCTGAATGAGTCGAGCCAGAGACTAGATTAATTCAATTTAAGTTACATAAATGGGATTGCCAAAATGGCAGCCTAAGTGGGCCTGTTTACACTTAGAATTATATTCTATATCAAAAATCAACTACATAATTCTGAGCATGGACTACGGTGACCGGAAGTTAAATGAATCATGTATTATAGCATAAGGGAACCATATGAACCTGGACTCACCCAAATATCTCCAAAAGCAAAGAAACCTCTTCCTCATTTGGTGCCTCCAGAATCTGTCGCAGATAAGAGATAGTTGTAATAAAACAGCcagaaaaatctcaaaatttacaTGAATTCAGAAAATAAAGTTTTGACTCAACATTATCCATATGCTGCTCAGGCAACATTCAGaaagttaaatattttacttcTTGTTTAGCAATCATtgcaataattttaattttgtttaagtaacaaaaaacaaagatcaAGTAGCTTTGCCCCTGGTGACCACCAACCACATGGCAAGAGACAAGAAATGACAACCTAACCATTACTAACAACTTCAAATTTTGCAAACTAGACCGGTCATTAGTTGCTAAGAAAGCTAGGCATCCTCTAACTGCATTCCATCTTGCTTGTACAAAGAAAATCGATGTCAAATAGATTTAGCACGAACTTACCATGGATATTGTTATTCCTTCAAGAGCTTGACTATAAAGAAAAACATCACGGAAGTTCATGGGCTCGCCTTCCATATCTGAATCAAAGAATAGCACCTGTTTGCAACAATAAGGAGCAACATAAGACATTCTTATTATAACCATGCATAATGAACAcctaaaattttctaatttatctcTAATGTAATTAACCAACAATGGAGAACTTATTCTCTAGCATGATGTAGCAGGCAATCCAATTAGGAAGTATTAAGCAGCAGACATGTATTAAGATCTACAAATGTATAATCAACCTGCTTGTAGATACTATTAGGAGTTCATAAAGCAGGTAGAATTCAGAATTTCCTTATCTGCAGGATTAACAAATAGAGCATTCTACAGCAGATAATTGTGCAAAAGTGAAATTTAATGCTACTTATGCTCACTCATCAAAAACAGTATGCGTGTAGATATACCTTAGCAAACGCATTCAGAGaaaataaagatatttaaaaaaagagagagagagaagaaaaggagtTAGTATTCATAATAATCTTTAATGCAGGCCTAGATTAATGAAACCTTCCAGCAAGATAGCATTGTCGAAAGTGAAAATCGGGGATATAAATGCACAAAAACTTAAATCAGCAATTATGTGCCTATGAATTATCAACGTGTACCAAACATAGACACTTAAATATTCACAGATTTTATTATtcttacaaaaagaaaaacatttggATATACTGATATCTATGATTATGGTGAtctataataaaatactaaatacaaaaaatcccAATTTTGTATCTTATGTTAGTTAAACTTTTAAATTCTGATCCACTTTGGGATTGCTGTAAACTATTGGATTTTAAAAGCCTATAACTTTCACTGAATGGATAAAGTACTTCAAGTGCCAGATGCTAGGACTGTATTCAGATACAAGGTTGTGAGTTCATGTgcttaaaacattaaaaagttCAAAACTGTTAATTATGCATGGTACAAAATGATGATAATGTACATACAAGCTAATCAAGCATCTTACGTTAAGATTGTTGTCCGACATGTTAGACTTGCACAAACAAGTCTCTGACAAGAATCTTACTCCAACAGAGGTCAACAAAAAGCCAGAACACAAGATGAGGACAAATTTTTGTCGTCATTTagaaacaaataacacaatcaTACAATTCAAAACCAATAATCCACTCACCGTAGAAATATTTCTAGGAGAGTCAGGCTCATCTGAGGATTGAGATTGCTCAGAGACAGCAGAATCTGCAGACATTCTTTCTATATCTTTAAGAGCAACTAACCATCTTCTCAGCAGCTGACTTCTCTCTACACCTCTGAACGAGACAGAAGCTTCTTCCAATCTTCTAACTGTCTGCTTAAAGCTTTTATAGTTTCGGATGCCCTGCAAATTATGCAAGATACAGAATATTACATGGTATAAGATAACTGACAGTAAGAAATTACATCAAACTATCAAGAGAGGAAGATATTTTCTTATGGTCCTATTTACACACTCTCATCCTGCTTGCTCAGAAAAGTCAGCTCACTACTTTCACTTCATAAGTGGTAATATTtgcaaattaaattatttctccAAGTCCATCTTCAAATTCTAAGAAACTTAGCACCGAAAACTCTAATGCTGCAATATGATGTAACAAAAGGAAAGAAGGGATAGAGGTTCTAAACAGTCTTAGAAAAGGCACAACAAAGATACTCCAAGCTAATTAGCAACTCAATGCAATCAGATAATTCAGAAGCACTTTTTGTAATCATCCCAGAAAGGATAAAGAAGAACCATTTTAAAGGCAAAAGTATTATCTGATTCAACCTGATTTCATGATTCACATAAAAAAAGGGTAAATTGAAAACACTAGTaaataaggaagaaaaaaagctaGGGATTAGATGCAATTAACCCTTGGCTTTCCAAAATAACGCCAAAACAACAACATTTCCAATGAATTAACTCGAAATcccaaaacaacacatcaatcTCTGAGAAACTAGCAGTTCTTACAgatactaaaccctaaatcgCATTCCAGCAAGGAATGAAACACAATAAGCAGCATCAGACAAGCAAGTAGAAATCAGGGCAAACAAACCATTCGGTCCTGGAGGATCTTGGCGCCTTCGGCCATGGCCTGGCCGGCGTGGTGGACGACAGTGTCGGCGTAGCTACGAACGGTGCGGGTGAGATTGTTCTTCCCACCCGCCTCGACGGCCTTGTTCATGGCGTTCCGGAGCCACGACGACATCGTTGCCGATCTCACGGCGGATCACCGGCGCCGACGACGAGCTGAGAGAGCTTTCGCTTCGCTTGGGATTCCTCCGACGATTCCGTTCCGAGCCCTAAATGCGACACCGGACCAAGATATATATACAGTGTCGTTGCGGTGGTCGTTGGCGCGTGGTTGAATGACGTGGCGAATGGAGAGCCGCTGATTAAATACAACTGATTCAAATGGACGGTGCTGATCGAATGCTGGGCAAGTCTTCAAAGATATCTAgcattttttctaaaattaacctttatatttccttatttatatataacatttgaCTTTAATTAGAAACTTTAGAAGGTTATGAATGTAAATATGCACAATTTACATAGGCTTATGAGCATGAATCACAAGCTAACTCTTCTTCACTTGTTTGAAGAATCAAACCAATCAAGCTATTTGAAATTTCGATACCAAGTTCTCTGGTCCAATTGTTCAAAACGCTCTTTTAAATTTCTcacttttgttttcaaatgaaaCAATGGTTTTTAAGATTCTCAATTTATAAGTTGAAGCACGCCTATGTTTGGGCCATGCTCAGGATCATATTTTTTGCAAAATCGGATTCATGAGATCTATACGGGCATAAACACATGTGCACTTCGCTTCAGGGTGTGTATATCGAAATATATAATCTCCTGATATTTGTATGAACTAAACACACTCGTCCTCTTTGCCCTTGTTCCAAAACTCGAATTTTTCAGATTTGCACAGATTTTATAAGCATTTCCTTATTCTATAACAGTAcctattaattaattgttaagtATCGTCATCTTGAAAATTGTCAAGCCATATTCACAACAACGACAACTATGATTGATATTCAAtcttgttagttcctccggtgtggtttgtgggtattaggtaacacttaagcactcatagaagtctcacacaaaccaataaagaaagagcacacaaacaaacacaaggagacacacaatgttggtaacccagttcggagtccgctcgcctacgtctggggggccaagtccggagataaacaatccactaaaagaggtaaaaatagataactacaaacacttgtcactcacactcttaacaataaagatcactaccctctctagattgtctggtgctcacacactctcctcaaagagtcacccaagagtcacacctacaatctacgagcaaggtagtttatatagacgcctcaacgtcccaaatatagcacatacctcttttagaatctccacggctactaatttaaaaacctgccgaaattagctgttgtaactcctgttgtaacataagttgcaacatggccctgactgctgacttgactgagttctggttacgttgcggacgacctcaagacccatcaacctcctggtcatgcttagtctgagtcgatGCAGTCAAATCTCctgatcccgactgccggcaactagcctacctcctcagttcctcatcacgtagtcccctcgcaaggggcgcacgtccttgtgcgtcttccatgaaacttgccaaacttagtcttcaattcacctaaatttggttttcaaagattctccaaacttgatcttcaattcacccaagtttggtcctcaaatcttgccttcaatagacttcaatcaatcttcatcaggattcttcaaatcatatcttctattagtcttcattcacaccatgaataaatctttctttaattaagttccaccatatttagtcttcaatcaaatcacctaaatatggtcttaatttgatcttgtcttcaagttgtaatgcattgccaaaaataactccaccaagatctttaagatagcttcaccatgatcttcaagatatttgcctccatgttatagacatactaaaaatagctccaccaagatcttcaagatgtttgccttgcactccaagtcttcttgccatgtcaccatgtttgccacgtcatcaattatgccttgttaccatggttgccacatcatcatgccttggtgtcaaatcatgccaattaaatagtacggttgcactaacaaatcTTTAAATATGTAGTACTTTCTTGCCTTAATGATATGcgatttttttttcagaaataaaaaaaggtgaGTAAAATAtttaggaatatatatatatatatatactgatagtattgtatagatatataattaataagtaataTGTTTAATTTGAGCCATGGTAGTTGTTAGCGTGATTAAATTCCCTCCCCTTTTCTGCATCATGAAATAATTACGTCATATTTAATCCAACAATTAGATTAATACTCATTGGAGTATAATATAATcaatctctttttatttttttcaaaaataaaaatctattaaaagtttttatattCACTCAACAGTAGAAAACGTTGTTCTCGTTaattgttaagtctgatgacatagattggcattatatgacaagccgaGTAGTGACATGGTAAGAGGAAGGTGATGTGGCATTGATGACTCAACAAATAAAGTGATGACTAGGATGATATAGCAAAatgttgatgtcatgacatATAAAGATATAAGAGTTAAAAGATCAAGATGAAGATTATGTTTagaagatattcctctcaatagagtcatgtgatgatcaattatttttggaaagtgcatcgaAATTCAtacttaaatttaaaactataatgaAGAACAACATGCTTTGACAAATTTTATGGGTTAAAAACTTCAACCTATATTTGTAATTTCCTATCATCATAAATGTTGCCTTGCGTACCAAATGCATGgcatttttatttactatttattaaaaaattgcattaaGGAAATACGGAATGcaacaaataaaaacttcatattaaaaaaaccatgtgAACAAGCCTTACAACAAAACTTTCTTGCTATATCTGTCACACACAGCCCTTTTACTGAGATAAAtatggcacccatcagttaaaaaccCATTGTAACTAGAAAACTACCACTTCtgtaaaacaaaatcagacttacaaaacACGACAAACaacttttacaccaactacaggtttaAATACACGAAtataacaaacataattactctaatttgcGAGTACAACCACAACACCAACAAATAGAAAAGAAGGGGACCCGCTACAATACTGAACTCAACcctgactaactctatactcaCACAAGCAATCTAGTAGAGTCTTGCTCCTACAACTGTAACACATTTCAGTTCGttgatagtggctcaataatttcaaataattaagtataacatatataaagtatataaagatcaatttctcaaataacttCCTAACTTTCATAGATACCAATACTTTGGCAAATTACAAGTTTTAAgagcttttaaaacataaactcatcatgaatcatcatcaaattaattttccaaggaaatataatttttgtgagagactgccctacTAATTAAGAGCAACAGCTGGCTTCGCCCTCTCTTCATAATCCAAAATAATATCTTTTGCACGACTGAACTGTAAAATCATTCTTAAATGATTGGCCTAATAACACTCCCTGACTTAGCCCCCATCGCGATTAGGTTGAGAATCGTCAAGGTCTTCATATCCTTAACGTTGcattgagatccccgtgtggtgaccccgggtttctcacataaataAACCCTATCAATGGCTCTAAGCATCTCTTGACCAAGGGTAAACTCAAGGTTGACCACGCAACCTCCCATCAGATCGGATCGTGGAACCCGAACCCCTCCCCCACATTGCGgttgtcggactaaagtccataGTCACGATTAAAATCCTGTGGAAACTTAATAGtacaatatatacataatacTCGTAAAGTCCAAATCCATGACAttattcctataccaggaatgaaaaccaatgcCACAAGCATTAAcgataaaatcattttaatatgcacacacggtttcacaaatcattcaaaCTCAAGCCATAtgtaaccattaaaataaatattgaaatttataattaaatcatatatacatgtatttgcCATAGTTGAAactacatataattatataaatcctAATGTACTAATACGATTGATATGACATGGCAAActacaaacaaatataaatatcctttaacaatataaattattgaacataatataatgaaataattaaacaattatttccaacTTTACTCCATCTAACGACTATGGAATTGCTTCGCACGGTTTCTGTGCTCAACGTTTGCACAATGTTGAAGAACTGCTTGAGCGTCGTCATAAATTGTCCCCATGTCTCCATATACTCCATACCGCCTGCACAGTTGCAGCATGTGTCGTGGTTCAATATAATACATTTCCATGTAGATGTCTTGCTGCTTTAATGCTATGATCTTGCTCAAGTCTCTGGTGTTCATGCTCACCACCAAGTGAGTCTACAACACTAAGACATGTGTTTGAGCTCTCTCCTGTTCAATAGTTTCCATACTGAGTTGATCTATTAGTGTGGGGCTTGAGATTCCGTGTGATACTTCCTGAGCTAAACTTTGCTCATCACTAGCAATGACGGCAACAACAACGGCAGTAGCtcgagcttcttcttcttcttctttcttcctcctCTGCTCCTCCAATAGGTACCTCTCCACTCTTTGTCTACTAGACATCAGTGAAACTGGTCCTCGTTGTCATCTGGATGCCATGGCTCTCCAAGTTGTTGATGATGGTAAAACACATCTTTGTCTCAGGCTCAATTTAAAGGCAACCCCCAATAGTGAAGGTCATGTAGTCCGCAACTCTTTTCTATGAGTAGGTAGTTAGAGTGTTTGTCAGGTCACTTCGCAGTAATGAGCTTCTATGCTATGAACAGCCTGGGACACATCTTTAACTTTTGAAATGCACGTAACTCGAGATTTAGTATTGTCACATTAAACATGTAGATCAAAGCACTAGGCTTCTGTCCAAACTAGAAGGCCTAAAAAGCAAGGAGCagggatgatgatgaagaagcaaGGCGGGCGTTTTGGGAGAATGGTCTAAGGATTTTGTCACAATTTTTGTCACGATCTTAGGTACATCGTGTcaaataaaatgccaaaatcgtaccaaataaaaacatttcctgtttatttgaaaaattttaaacaatcaattttaattatattagttaatttatacttatctaatttaaattataatataaaaaatattataaatagagtataattattataaatatagaatatcatgcttatgcataattaaattatgcaagaaaattctcatatatttttgtgaaaCATAAAAGAGAGTTTCGACaaaaatattatgcaagaaaaaatttaagatttttttattgtgggtacataattattgtaaatatagtataattattatttaattactataaatagagtataattattataaatatagaatatcatgtgtatggctaattaaattatgcaacaaaattctcatatatttttgtgaagCATAGTAGAGAGTTTCTAAGAATATATTATGCAaggaaaaaattaagtttttttattgtgggtacgtaattattattaaaaagacTATAagtattatgtaattattataaatagagcataattattataaatatagaatatggtgtgtatgcataattaaattatgcaagaTAATTTATACTTacctaattttaaattataatataaaaaaatagtttttttattgtggatGCGTAATTATTATAGAGTAtagttattatataattattataaataggaaaaatttcaaaaataaacctTGTGATTTTCtagttttgcaaaaaaaaaagtacaaatgtttttttttaaaaaaaaaaaatctatatggTTTCCCCACTAACAAAAAAGGGAAAACCCGTTACCAAGCCTTCAACTGTGTTAACTTATTTGacataaacaaatttatttttttaatctattgatCTCTCGCAAAATtctaataaacaataaaaaaacttcaattccaaaaaacaaataaaatcatgtTGAAAATCATGCTTTTTATACCACATTgacctttttttataataaattggtAAATTTGCCCTATGAATTAACACCAATAAAGGattgatttttctcttttttgatcAGAAAGATAAGGGTAAGGGAGCGGAGGTGCCATTGCAGCATAACACTCcaggttttataaataaataaataaatattatttttatttaataattattactttattgatatttaaaataattagcaTGTCAAAAGAGAAGACAGtggctttgtttggttgggggagggAGGAGGGGTGAGGGAGTATTGGGGGGTGTGGGTGTTGTTTGGTTGAGAGAGTGAAGGGGGTGAGAGGGGTGAGGAGGGGTGCCTCACCCTCCTCACTCATAATCCACTCCCCCAAATCGGGTCTTTTGGGGAGtggatgtttattgtttttttaatttttttaaataatgcaaaaatacCATTAACGCCTTCACCCTAT
The DNA window shown above is from Dioscorea cayenensis subsp. rotundata cultivar TDr96_F1 chromosome 12, TDr96_F1_v2_PseudoChromosome.rev07_lg8_w22 25.fasta, whole genome shotgun sequence and carries:
- the LOC120273918 gene encoding uncharacterized protein LOC120273918; translated protein: MSSWLRNAMNKAVEAGGKNNLTRTVRSYADTVVHHAGQAMAEGAKILQDRMGIRNYKSFKQTVRRLEEASVSFRGVERSQLLRRWLVALKDIERMSADSAVSEQSQSSDEPDSPRNISTVLFFDSDMEGEPMNFRDVFLYSQALEGITISMILEAPNEEEVSLLLEIFGLCITGGKEVHNAIVSSIQDLAKAFSTYQDEVLVKREELLQFAQSAITGLKVNADVSRIDAEASKLLQKINKVKVLQVPLDEDDNEKTGKASLPSVEVFLLLIISFVVPVNLLGKTKCLNMGMLYVNMHNFFFCRARQALFNIVFNVSNNCLFNIL